The following is a genomic window from Fundulus heteroclitus isolate FHET01 chromosome 16, MU-UCD_Fhet_4.1, whole genome shotgun sequence.
CACCCCAGGCAcacaacatttataaaaaaactttacatcTCCTTATTTAGAGCTAATCAATAATTATTTTGTACAGCTAGAGGGAACCAGAGGTGGCTGATTGTCGTGGTCAAAATTTAAGGTATCAgaattttcattaaaataaatgttacgtATCTTAATAATGATCCCTTAAAAGGCTTAAAAATCTGTTACCGAGACTTTGATTAAATATACCCTCAGCCCCTTACACAGAGGCAATAGTCTTAACAGTGTTCAGGCCAAAATGTGTCCCTTCatatttcaataatatttttaagGATGCTGGAGAgacattcctctttttttaaataaataatttccttAGAACATGTGTatgaatacaataaaaatatattaacaataaaacgTTTTGTATGCAACATatctaaaaaggaaaacatcttaaatgactttgttattttgttaaaacACCTTTCTACACCGGATCACAATCAACATTCATAGTCAAAACAAAATCCACAAGTAGCTACAGGAAgagtttaaaagttttatttttctcatcacAACATAAGTCACTGCAATAAGATTTCCAGGGATCCCCGGGACAATTTTCGCCCATACAAGTGCCTAGCGCAGGGGTTTTCAAAATATGAAAGGGTGAGCCCTCCCTCCAAGGAGCACAATGCCTGGAGCGCAAAGGAGCGGAAATCCGGTTAATGCGGGGTTGCACTGTGGAGAGGTATAACCGCAGATCATCTTCAACCAGCAGCCTTGACCGGTATTTGCTTTTTATCATTGCGAGTGCGGGAAACCCACATTCGCAGAGATAGGTTGAAGTGCAGGGGTTAGGGTTCCACGAAGGCACGTTCACTGCCTTCGTGGAGAGCTGTGGAAATTCAGTCCCTACTGACAGCCAAAAGTGCGCAAGTGACACGTCACTCATCCTCTGTTTCAAGTCCATGTCACAGCTCAGCTCAGCCAGAGcctcttcctctcctgctgAAAGTCCATCTTTGAGTGTCACGGGGAAGGAAAATGGGTTTCTCACCCACTGGTTTGCCATTGTCTCCTCTCCATCCCCTTCTTTTCcggtttattttttcccctcgcACCGCACCTCCCCTAAAGTGCTCACACTTTGAAAACCGCCGGCCTAGCGAGATAGTCAATTGTCCATTTTATTATGTTACTGATCaagtgacacatttttttttcatgtgcctAGCGAGATGTGtagaaaaaagtcaaacagaactttcatttaatttaatacacTTTTGCTCTGACTGATAATgcatgttcgaataaataaataaataaataaataatatattgccaaaattagttTATTgggaacatttttaatattatataacatttttaaatttgcaaGTAAACcttaaaagtggaaaaagaataaatacttttaaagGGGGTTGGTCTTGTACTATCACTGTACGAACTTCTacaccagtagctcactctggctgCATACAAAAaattttttgattaaattatCACGCCCCGTTGGCCTAATATATTTCTTTTGCGTTTTTAACACTTGTTTTTTCCTCGATTTGTTAGTAGACAAAGTGCTTTTGGGTGTGTTCACCTCAACAAGACCACATGACAAAGTATGAAATTGCACTGGCACGCAATGAGTGAACAAGGAGATGCAGTGAAGCCGGGCGAGTCAGCCACGCCCAGCGGAGgtgcaaaaagaaagaggaagacaCCGAGGTCAAGCTTTACagcgaggcattgcaggacgTCCTGCTGGCATTTACAGTATGGCAGCTGCATCAGTTGTCGCCATCTTATTTTCTGATAGTTATGTTCAATGTTTATGTCAGCTGATCACGCCTGGTGCAAAGTTaataaacactatcaggacaaaAGCTTGGCTTTGCGATTGCGAGGACGACTTTCATGAATGCCTCTTTAGATGGAACGAACGATGGGTCATTCAATATCCTAGtggaaaaacatcaatatttgGTTATGGCAAATATAATTCTTTTAAAAATTGTAATATTTGTGTTTGAGTTGGAGCTACAGCCCGACAGGAAGGGAGCTTCACCTTTGTAGCTCTACATTTCCTGCTACTACCCGTCTTGACAGAGTCTCTACTCAGAGACTTCTTCCTGACGTGAGCTATGGAGTTCCACTGGACCCATCTCTTCCCGGATCCTGAGGGCAATCACGGATTCCGTTCCAGCCTCCTCCAGATGAAACTACAGGGTGATGGGGGTGGGTTTGTAGATCATGCAAACAGAACGAGACATATTGTGGGCTAAAAATCATTTTGGAAAGGCAGTTTCAAAACAGCGGCTTGCGCATTGGATAACTGATGCAATTTGTTTGGCATATAGCTCAAAAGGACGTCAGCCTCCAGAGGGCCTGCGTGCCCACTCTACTAGGGGCTTAAGCTCTTCATGGGCTCTACTCAAAGGAGTACCCCTGCAGGAGATTTGTGCTGCCACAAGCTGGGCATCATCTCACACGTTTACTCGGTTTTACAAACTTGATGTCACAGCTCCATCACATGCTCATTCAGTTCTAAGTGTGACACCAAgcactaagtaaaaaaaaaaaaaaagctataattGAGACAGCAGGCACtacctgctaccatgatagcctatatgctgtcatggtagcaggcgctactttattaacatgtcggccaccaaaatactcttaccttgacttgatgtcgctggaattgggtcaggacgttcttcggttgtgccctttcctccgacaaaatgcttgctacatatgtacttgaatttggtaactttttccgggttgaactgttgtgtaggccgaccgccccggtccaagcgtacacatttctccttggcagtcttgaagaaaacatccttcatatgcggccgatcagcgtaactcgagtcgctgttgcacgttccatagcaacaatgtttaaaaaccatggtcttagatttggaaaaagcatttgtttaccgagtaaaaccaagggtaacgcacgtctcttttacagcggcggactatgcaagcatgccctactgcgtaccacgtgatgtgacgtcatcgtgacgttgtgtttctaaaaatagctcgcgcgcggtaccgcattgagaCAGCAGGCACGTAATGTGGGATCTGCTGAGCAATACGGGAGTTAAGAAATTTTTCGTTCCCAATGTGAGACACTCACTCATGCTACTCAGAGAACCGGGGTTACAAAAGTAACCTAAAGTTCTCCTTACACAAGTTCTCCAAGCTTAACTTTTTGACTTGCTCTTGTCGACCCTCTGATCATCTTCCTTTTGTTCCTGTTACCTCAGTCGTAGTTCCTCCCATCTTTCTCCTCCCTGCTTCTCCAACGGCCCTCACATCTTGCGTATGACTATAACGGTGGTAAGAACACCAGCCAGGAAAACCCCTAAGGTCTGCAATGTGGACGACCCGAAGTAGGAACGAATACCCTcctaaaagagaagagaaaaattatGGAGAGGCATAACTAACGGTTGTCTGACATAAAGGTGAGGAAAATCTTTTAACCACCTCGGTTTGCAACGTAAATAGCTTAATTAGAGTCAGACATGATAAATAGCTCTTTAATATAGTAGATTTCTTAAATCTTCAGAGTTTGGAGAACTACTTAAATTGTTTAGACTACAACAAAGTCTGGTTTCTTGGGCGCAGAACATAAAGaattgagagaaaaaaactagGACTGGGCGATAAAAGGAATAACtcaaatttataattttttataatttttttttttcttaaaccaaTGCattcattgggcttccatggaGAGAACAGCATGCTATACTGAATATATGGTTAGGAAAATATGTTGTCAAAAGGgaaattttttttccatgacactttacacatttacattttttttttaggttggtTTGGAGTTGCACAAGTAAAGTCTGTTCTTAACTCTTTCTGTAACACCACTcgcaacaaaacatttgttagATTTTCATTGCTTACaacggcagggccgccatcttatTTTACGAACaagtttcacagcttgtatttggtttcattttgaattcaggtcaactgtcagacgaaatgcttgacatgaaagcaagtttttaaaacaatttctattatctttttgtgaaaaaaaaattgattaatcagatttggtataaCAAAATCTGAGATTTTTACTAAaccatatcacccagccctacttaaaacttttgcacagtGTGGTTTGTGATGATGAACAAATGTAATAAATGATGCGCTCCagctgtattttgtttttagctgGGTCCTTACCCAGCCGCCTTGCTCCCTTATCCAGTTGATCAAATTATTCCGGAGGTAGTCTATAGTCCAGTGGATAATTGTTCTGATGATTTCAGGGATTTCAGTTAAGGATTTCAGTTAGGAAGTATAAGgaaaacttggtttattattaagTAATAACTCCACAAAGCACAAGAAGAGGTATAACAGAGGAGCTTGACTTACTTTTATGACAAGACGACAGGCAAAGTAAAATAGAGCAACCACTCGACCCCAGTTGAATCTACCGTCAGAAAAGATCTGACAGGCGACTTTGAAGAACACGTCTTTTGTTGGGATGAGGGCAGAGTCATTGATCATCCTGAGGAATACATTATAGATGAGT
Proteins encoded in this region:
- the LOC118566316 gene encoding apoptosis regulator BAX-like, whose translation is MGPIDINVEASLGGFCLCCFNKFLLCFIYERIQRHVDGDAVVTREQLGAKELCDPNHKKLAQCLQQIGDELDGNLELQRMINDSALIPTKDVFFKVACQIFSDGRFNWGRVVALFYFACRLVIKEGIRSYFGSSTLQTLGVFLAGVLTTVIVIRKM